Proteins encoded in a region of the Sugiyamaella lignohabitans strain CBS 10342 chromosome B, complete sequence genome:
- the VAC8 gene encoding protein anchor VAC8 (Phosphorylated and palmitoylated vacuolar membrane protein; interacts with Atg13p, required for the cytoplasm-to-vacuole targeting (Cvt) pathway; interacts with Nvj1p to form nucleus-vacuole junctions; GO_component: GO:0071563 - Myo2p-Vac17p-Vac8p transport complex [Evidence IDA,IPI] [PMID 12529432]; GO_component: GO:0071563 - Myo2p-Vac17p-Vac8p transport complex [Evidence IPI] [PMID 12594460]; GO_component: GO:0000329 - fungal-type vacuole membrane [Evidence IDA] [PMID 16301533]; GO_component: GO:0000329 - fungal-type vacuole membrane [Evidence IDA] [PMID 9490720]; GO_component: GO:0000329 - fungal-type vacuole membrane [Evidence IDA] [PMID 9664035]; GO_component: GO:0000329 - fungal-type vacuole membrane [Evidence IDA] [PMID 9739084]; GO_component: GO:0016020 - membrane [Evidence IEA]; GO_component: GO:0071561 - nucleus-vacuole junction [Evidence IDA,IPI] [PMID 10888680]; GO_component: GO:0005774 - vacuolar membrane [Evidence IEA]; GO_component: GO:0005773 - vacuole [Evidence IEA]; GO_function: GO:0043495 - protein anchor [Evidence IMP,IPI] [PMID 10888680]; GO_function: GO:0043495 - protein anchor [Evidence IMP,IPI] [PMID 12594460]; GO_process: GO:0071255 - CVT vesicle assembly [Evidence IMP] [PMID 10837477]; GO_process: GO:0016236 - macroautophagy [Evidence IMP] [PMID 15901835]; GO_process: GO:0071562 - nucleus-vacuole junction assembly [Evidence IMP] [PMID 10888680]; GO_process: GO:0034727 - piecemeal microautophagy of nucleus [Evidence IMP] [PMID 12529432]; GO_process: GO:0034727 - piecemeal microautophagy of nucleus [Evidence IMP] [PMID 18701704]; GO_process: GO:0042144 - vacuole fusion, non-autophagic [Evidence IMP] [PMID 11441010]; GO_process: GO:0042144 - vacuole fusion, non-autophagic [Evidence IMP] [PMID 16301533]; GO_process: GO:0000011 - vacuole inheritance [Evidence IMP] [PMID 16301533]; GO_process: GO:0000011 - vacuole inheritance [Evidence IMP] [PMID 8885233]) has protein sequence MGACCSVCSSENEGSYAPLLAENEREAVSNLLRYLDNRGEVNLFSDGPLKALTTLVYSDNLDLQRSAALAFAEITEKYIRPVSREALEPILLLLQSSDVEIQRAAGAALGNLAVNNENKRLVVEMGGLEPLIRQMMSPNVEVQCNAVGCMTNLATHEDNKAKIARSGALMPLTKLAKSKDIRVQRNATGALLNMTHSDENRQELVNAGAIPVLVSLLSSKDADVQYYCTTALSNIAVDLENRRKLSQTEPRLVNHLVSLMGSSSPRVQCQAALALRNLASDVNYQLEITRADGLPHLLNLLQSSHTPLILAAVACIRNISIHPLNESSIVEAGFLKPLVELLGKTDNEEIQCHTISTLRNLAASSERTKLEIVEAGAVQKCLQLLPNAAPSVQSEITAALAVLALGDELKGGMLSMGIIEVLLPLTAIDNIEVQGNSAAALGNLSSKVGNYDPFIKCWTEPAGGVKAFLESFLTSQEPTFEHIAVWMILQLLEAEDKRLTRLFVESPEILKLVESLAQREVVDSAGNPLNANNRGNNPEDQTYASQMAVPALAKRVISLLK, from the coding sequence aTGGGCGCATGTTGCAGTGTTTGTTCATCGGAAAACGAGGGATCGTATGCTCCGTTGTTGGCAGAAAACGAAAGAGAAGCTGTGTCCAATCTGCTTCGTTATCTAGATAATCGGGGAGAGGTCAATCTATTTTCAGATGGTCCGCTAAAAGCCCTGACGACTCTTGTTTATTCAGACAACTTAGATTTGCAACGGTCGGCAGCGCTAGCTTTTGCTGAGATCACTGAGAAATATATCCGTCCAGTATCACGAGAGGCCCTTGAACCAATccttcttctacttcaaTCATCAGATGTAGAGATTCAAAgagcagctggtgctgcGTTGGGAAATCTGGCTGTTAATAATGAAAACAAGCGTTTAGTGGTAGAAATGGGTGGACTTGAGCCTCTTATTCGCCAAATGATGTCTCCAAATGTTGAAGTTCAGTGCAATGCTGTTGGCTGTATGACAAACTTGGCTACTCATGAAGATAATAAGGCTAAAATAGCCCGTTCTGGTGCCCTCATGCCATTGACAAAACTAGCGAAATCAAAAGACATTAGAGTACAAAGAAACGCTACCGGAGCTTTGTTGAACATGACGCATTCAGATGAGAACCGACAAGAATTGGTAAATGCAGGTGCAATCCCTGTGCTGGTGTCACTATTATCATCAAAGGACGCTGACGTCCAATATTATTGTACTACAGCATTGAGTAATATTGCTGTCGACCTCGAGAACCGTCGTAAGCTTTCTCAAACTGAACCAAGGTTGGTAAATCATCTCGTCAGCTTAATGGGATCTTCTTCCCCACGTGTACAATGCCAGGCTGCTTTGGCACTACGGAACTTAGCATCTGATGTAAACTATCAACTGGAAATCACCCGTGCTGACGGACTACCACATCTTCTCAATCTGTTACAATCGAGCCATACACCACTAATACTTGCTGCAGTTGCATGTATCCGCAACATTTCTATCCATCCTTTAAATGAATCTTCTATCGTCGAAGCTGGTTTCTTGAAGCCTTTGGTTGAGCTGCTCGGCAAAACAGATAATGAGGAGATTCAATGCCACACTATCTCCACCTTACGTAATCTAGCTGCCTCCTCTGAGAGAACTAAGCTGGAAATTGTTGAGGCAGGTGCTGTTCAGAAGTGTTTACAGCTTCTACCCAATGCTGCACCTTCAGTTCAAAGTGAAATAACTGCTGCTTTGGCAGTCCTGGCTCTTGGAGATGAGCTAAAGGGTGGGATGCTATCCATGGGTATTATTGAGGTTCTCCTTCCTCTCACTGCCATTGACAATATCGAGGTCCAGGGTAacagtgctgctgctcttggtaATCTGTCATCGAAGGTAGGAAACTATGACCCATTTATTAAATGCTGGACTGAGCCTGCGGGAGGTGTCAAGGCTTTTCTTGAATCATTCCTCACAAGTCAAGAACCTACTTTTGAGCATATTGCAGTTTGGATGATCCTCCAACTACTTGAGGCTGAAGACAAGCGACTCACAAGGCTCTTTGTGGAGTCACCAGAGATTCTCAAGCTTGTAGAATCACTGGCTCAACGGGAAGTTGTTGATAGCGCAGGCAACCCGCTAAATGCTAATAACAGGGGTAATAACCCTGAAGATCAGACATATGCCAGTCAAATGGCAGTTCCAGCTCTCGCAAAGCGCGTGATCTCCCTTCTTAAATAA